The bacterium genome contains a region encoding:
- a CDS encoding tetratricopeptide repeat protein — MSRRLLHVLVPGLALVAAVVVAYSPALDGGFIWDDADNIVTNENMTSPGGLARIWTDPRASIQYYPLTHTSFWLNYRASGLRPFSYHLVNVLLHAGSALLLWQSLAFLGVPGSWLAAAVFALHPANVESVAWITERKNTLSCFLMMISACLFLRAALEEEPAGSARRTRRYALSLLFFLAALLGKTAVALMPLGLAAILWWKKGAVGARDLLALAPFAALGGGFGLLTARLESGHLGASGQEFAWSVGERILIAGRSFWFYLWSLVWPADLVFIPTRWEITGSLPAWLFPMGAVAAAAGLWVLRGRIGRGPLAALGWFTAMVFPALGFFNVYFMRFAFVQQHFQYFASMGIVSLFAGASAALACRMQGTMGKTAGGARTVRAGAAALGAAVLMTLGGLTWRQSGLYANGETLWRDTLGRNPGAWIAHNNLAIILWQQGRNGEALEHFREYYRLHPDADAAHNLGRALRLTGRAEEAAGYLRIAVDLDPRRMESRIELSKALDQVQRPLRPRE, encoded by the coding sequence GTGTCCCGACGTCTCCTCCATGTGCTGGTTCCGGGCCTGGCGCTGGTGGCCGCGGTCGTCGTCGCGTATTCGCCCGCCCTTGACGGCGGGTTCATCTGGGACGACGCGGACAACATCGTCACCAACGAGAACATGACCAGCCCCGGCGGCCTGGCAAGGATCTGGACCGACCCGCGCGCCAGCATCCAGTACTACCCCCTCACCCACACGAGCTTCTGGCTCAACTACCGGGCGTCCGGGCTGCGGCCCTTCTCCTATCACCTCGTGAATGTCCTCCTCCATGCCGGCAGCGCCCTCCTCCTCTGGCAATCCCTGGCGTTCCTCGGCGTTCCGGGTTCCTGGCTTGCGGCCGCGGTCTTCGCCCTGCACCCGGCGAACGTCGAGTCAGTGGCCTGGATAACCGAGCGCAAGAACACGCTCTCGTGCTTCCTGATGATGATCAGCGCCTGCCTGTTCCTGCGCGCCGCTCTGGAAGAGGAACCTGCGGGCTCCGCGCGCCGGACGCGGCGCTATGCACTTTCGCTGCTGTTCTTCCTGGCCGCGCTGCTCGGCAAGACCGCCGTCGCGCTCATGCCCCTCGGCCTGGCCGCGATCCTCTGGTGGAAGAAGGGCGCGGTCGGTGCGCGAGACCTGCTTGCCCTTGCGCCGTTCGCGGCCCTCGGCGGCGGGTTCGGCCTGCTGACCGCCCGGCTCGAGAGCGGCCACCTTGGCGCCTCCGGCCAGGAGTTCGCCTGGAGCGTCGGGGAGAGAATCCTCATCGCGGGACGCTCCTTCTGGTTCTATCTCTGGTCCCTGGTCTGGCCGGCGGATCTCGTCTTCATCCCCACCCGCTGGGAGATTACGGGCTCGCTCCCGGCGTGGCTGTTCCCGATGGGCGCCGTCGCGGCCGCCGCCGGGCTCTGGGTGCTGCGAGGCCGGATCGGGCGCGGTCCGCTGGCGGCGCTGGGCTGGTTCACGGCAATGGTCTTCCCGGCGCTCGGCTTCTTCAACGTCTACTTCATGCGCTTCGCGTTTGTGCAACAGCACTTCCAGTACTTCGCCAGCATGGGGATCGTCTCGCTCTTCGCGGGTGCGTCCGCCGCGCTCGCCTGCAGGATGCAGGGAACGATGGGAAAGACGGCCGGCGGGGCGCGGACCGTGCGCGCGGGCGCGGCGGCGCTGGGGGCGGCGGTCCTGATGACCCTCGGCGGCCTCACGTGGCGTCAGAGTGGCTTGTACGCGAACGGCGAGACGCTCTGGCGTGACACGCTCGGGCGGAACCCCGGCGCCTGGATCGCCCACAACAACCTGGCAATCATCCTCTGGCAACAGGGGCGCAATGGGGAGGCGCTCGAGCACTTCCGGGAATACTACCGCCTGCATCCCGACGCGGATGCCGCCCATAACCTCGGCCGGGCGCTGCGACTCACGGGACGTGCGGAAGAAGCGGCAGGATACCTCCGGATTGCGGTGGACCTCGACCCCCGCCGAATGGAGAGCCGAATCGAGTTGTCAAAGGCGCTCGACCAGGTGCAGCGTCCGCTCAGGCCACGCGAATGA